From Cercospora beticola chromosome 6, complete sequence, a single genomic window includes:
- a CDS encoding uncharacterized protein (antiSMASH:Cluster_4), with protein sequence MRRLRKKYHRSHALAVKDGIPLPRHDPAIQTANEVKKAVPINRWKKYKPLVVELADPTAVVAVTRILEADIEKMRVQEEHFQPYTNYFHKKSCVLEGAEKQLAELRKMSEDKGQKHTEI encoded by the exons ATGCGCAGACTGCGCAAGAAATATCATCGTTCTCACGCTTTAG CCGTCAAAGACGGCATCCCACTTCCGAGACACGACCCTGCTATTCAGACTGCCAACGAAGTCAAGAAGGCGGTGCCGATCAACCGCTGGAAGAA GTACAAACCTCTCGTGGTCGAGCTAGCGGACCCTACAGCTGTTGTTGCGGTGACACGGATTCTGGAGGCAGATATTGAGAAGATGCGAGTGCAAGAGGAACATTTCCAGCCGTACACGAACTACTTCCACAAGAAGTCGTGTGTGCTTGAGGGCGCGGAGAAGCAGTTGGCGGAGTTGAGGAAGATGTCCGAAGACAAGGGGCAGAAACACACTGAGATCTGA
- a CDS encoding uncharacterized protein (antiSMASH:Cluster_4), producing MLHGWASPTAVVATCIIMPFLAGVAVILRIYARFFCTKNAGWDDYSTMVSMLFSIATTVTIIAQVETGLGKHVKELSPHEAFLQKRAFFVMIIVYNISLCFTKLAILMQYKRLFPQKGFKLAVHISMAIVIIYAVWRFFAAIFVCSPVAAFWDRSIKPFHCQNKFANSMASCALNMSTDILIAALPLAILHKLQLPPRQRYALMSVFALAGFVVIISILRVPSIVTLWKTTDITYVNPMVMVWSDIEINIGLICACLPTLRCLFPKIFRSMTSGRSTDGSNKLGTGGSGAAATFESRNGGGDGSVTFNSGSRKDRRSRRASGMHANGGMGSFGGKYSVRSDEKKHVVLENVEEIEMASTKGMLIGEDGEQGSGSRPSSPQHHVHHHQQHQHQHQQPRRQNPNEILVQREIQQVESFRPVAGNGRAMRSARDVERMEREMV from the exons ATGCTTCATGGCTGGGCGTCGCCCACTGCTGTCGTGGCGACATGTATCATCATGCCATTCCTCGCGGGTGTGGCAGTCATATTGAGAATTTATGCGAGATTCTTCTGTACGAAGAATGCTGGGTGGGATGATTACAGTACGATGGTTTCAATG CTCTTTTCAATAGCGACGACTGTTACGATTATTGCGCAAGTGGAGACTGGACTTGGAAAGCATGTCAAGGAACTCTCGCCACATGAGGCGTTTCTGCAGAAGAGGGCT TTCTTCGTCATGATCATCGTATACAACATCTCCCTCTGCTTCACCAAACTGGCCATTCTGATGCAGTATAAACGACTGTTCCCACAGAAAGGCTTCAAGCTCGCGGTCCACATTTCCATGGCGATTGTGATCATATATGCGGTATGGAGATTTTTCGCGGCGATCTTTGTGTGTTCGCCTGTGGCTGCCT TCTGGGATCGCTCGATCAAGCCGTTCCACTGTCAAAACAAATTCGCAAACTC GATGGCGTCCTGTGCCCTCAACATGTCCACCGATATCCTGATCGCCGCTCTTCCCCTCGCGATCCTCCACAAACTtcaacttcctcctcgccagcGCTATGCCCTCATGTCAGTCTTCGCCCTCGCAGGCTTCGTCGTCATAATCTCGATCCTCCGCGTCCCTTCCATTGTCACCCTCTGGAAGACCACAGACATCACCTACGTCAACCCCATGGTCATGGTCTGGAGCGACATCGAAATCAATATCGGCCTAATTTGTGCCTGTCTCCCAACACTACGATGCCTCTTCCCCAAAATCTTCCGATCAATGACAAGTGGGAGAAGTACAGACGGAAGCAACAAACTCGGCACAGGCGGCTCAGGCGCAGCCGCAACATTCGAGTCCAGAAACGGCGGAGGAGACGGAAGCGTAACATTCAACAGCGGGAGCCGCAAAGATCGACGAAGTCGTCGAGCAAGCGGAATGCACGCAAATGGCGGCATGGGATCTTTCGGAGGGAAATATTCTGTTCGGTCAGATGAGAAGAAACATGTCGTGTTGGAGAATGTGGAAGAGATTGAGATGGCGAGTACAAAGGGGATGTTGATTGGGGAAGACGGTGAGCAGGGAAGTGGGAGCCGGCCTTCGAGTCCGCAGCACCATGTTCACCATCaccagcagcatcaacatcaacaccaacaaccaCGAAGGCAAAATCCGAATGAGATTTTGGTGCAGAGGGAGATTCAGCAGGTGGAGAGCTTTCGGCCTGTGGCGGGGAATGGGAGGGCAATGAGGAGTGCGAGGGATGTGGAGCGGATGGAGAGGGAGATGGTTTGA
- the PIC2 gene encoding Cu/Pi carrier (antiSMASH:Cluster_4): MATKALGGQGGATQTPKQKIELFSPQYFAACTLGGIIACGPTHTSVTPLDLVKCRRQVDAKLYTSNLQAWSKIFRNEGMRGIFTGWSPTFIGYSFQGAGKYGAYEVFKYYYGEKLFPNAPKTIVYLGASATAEAIADVFLCPFEAIKVRMQTTIPPYATTLREGWGKVVKEEGFGGLYKGLAPLWARQIPYTMVKFATFESAVAQIYKTLGKKKEEYNTLQQTGVSFLGGYIAGIGCAVISHPADVMVSKLNANKGKGEGAGQAIGRIYKEIGFKGLWNGLPVRIAMIGTLTAFQWLIYDSFKVYLGLPTTGGH; the protein is encoded by the exons ATGGCAACCAAAGCTCTAGGCGGGCAAGGCGGCGCCACGCAAACGCCTAAGCAGAAGATCGAGCTCTTCAGTCCCCAATACTTCGCAGCATGCACTCTGGGCGGCATTATCG CTTGTGGTCCCACGCACACCTCAGTCACGCCGCTCGATCTCGTCAAATGTCGCCGCCAAGTCGACGCCAAACTCTACACCTCCAACCTCCAAGCCTGGTCCAAAATCTTCCGCAATGAAGGAATGCGAGGGATCTTCACCGGATGGAGTCCGACCTTTATCGGCTACAGCTTCCAAGGTGCCGGCAAGTACGGCGCGTACGAAGTCTTCAAATACTATTACGGCGAGAAATTGTTCCCAAATGCTCCAAAGACGATTGTATATCTCGGAGCTTCCGCGACGGCCGAAGCGATTGCCGATGTCTTCCTGTGCCCCTTCGAAGCAATCAAGGTAAGGATGCAGACGACAATCCCACCTTATGCGACGACCTTGCGAGAGGGATGGGGGAAGGTCGTGAAAGAGGAAGGATTTGGTGGGCTGTACAAGGGACTTGCACCATTGTGGGCGAGGCAGATTCCCTACACAATGGTCAAGTTCGCGACGTTCGAGAGTGCTGTGGCACAAATCTACAAGACGCTaggaaagaagaaggaagagtaCAACACATTGCAACAAACTGGAGTCAGTTTTTTGGGAGGATATATTGCCGGAATTGGATGTGCTGTCATCTCGCATCCTGCGGATGTGATGGTCAGTAAGTTGAACGCCAACAAGGGAAAGGGTGAAGGTGCGGGGCAGGCTATTGGAAGAATTTATAAGGAGATTGGGTTCAAGGGGTTATGGAATGGGCTGCCGGTGAGAATCGCGATGATTGGTACATTGACGGCGTTCCA GTGGTTGATCTATGATTCGTTCAAGGTGTACTTGGGATTGCCCACGACGGGCGGACATTAA
- a CDS encoding uncharacterized protein (antiSMASH:Cluster_4~BUSCO:EOG09262Q8D), translated as MLSRFAPRAVSAPVRSLRRTPALRTVTTDAASSHAEKSDVPAEDDKPFQVRLSDEAFETYEMDPPSYTLDTTKNELKQMYYDMVAVRRMEMAADRLYKEKKIRGFCHLSTGQEAVAVGMEHGITKEDHIITAYRCHGFAMMRGGTVRSIIGELLGRREGIAHGKGGSMHMFSTGFYGGNGIVGAQVPVGAGIAFANKYEDKKNVTLALYGDGASNQGQIFEAFNMAKLWDLPVIFGCENNKYGMGTAAHRAAALTDYYKRGQFIPGLKINGMDVLAVKAAVQHGKKWCAEGNGPLVHEYVTYRYGGHSMSDPGTTYRTREEIQRMRSTNDPIAGLKQKLIEWEVVTEAQLKEIDKEARSHVDEEVAAAEAMPVPENTPQVLFEDIYVRGSEPPFLRGRIPEENFYYPERELQIPKSPAQTLAPGGSSL; from the exons ATGCTCTCTCGATTTGCGCCTCGCGCGGTGTCTGCGCCAGTGCGATCACTGCGCCGGACTCCCGCCCTCCGAACTGTCACCACCGATGCCGCCAGCAGTCACGCGGAAAAGAGCGATGTCCCAGCT GAAGATGACAAGCCTTTCCAAGTCCGCCTCTCAGATGAGGCTTTCGAGACCTACGAGATGGACCCACCTTCATACACCCTCGATACCACCAAGAACgagctgaagcagatgtACTACGACATGGTCGCCGTGCG TCGCATGGAAATGGCCGCCGACCGATTGTACAAGGAAAAGAAGATTCGCGGCTTCTGTCATTTGTCCACTGGACAGGAAGCTGTCGCTGTTGGAATGGAGCACGGAATCACAAAAGAGGACCACATCATCACAGCCTACCGATGCCACGGTTTCGCCATGATGCGCGGAGGTACAGTCCGATCGATCATCGGTGAACTTTTGGGCCGAAGAGAGGGTATCGCACACGGCAAGGGTGGTTCCATGCACATGTTCTCCACCGGCTTTTACGGCGGAAACGGTATCGTCGGAGCTCAAGTCCCAGTCGGTGCGGGTATTGCCTTTGCCAACAAGtacgaggacaagaagaacgtGACACTGGCCCTGTACGGTGACGGTGCCAGCAACCAGGGTCAAATCTTCGAGGCGTTCAACATGGCTAAGCTGTGGGACCTCCCAGTCATCTTCGGCTGTGAGAACAACAAGTACGGTATGGGTACTGCTGCCCACCGTGCCGCCGCTCTTACCGACTACTACAAGCGTGGACAATTCATCCCTGGTCTGAAGATCAACGGAATGGATGTCCTTGCCGTCAAGGCCGCTGTTCAGCACGGAAAGAAGTGGTGCGCTGAGGGCAATGGTCCTCTCGTCCACGAATACGTCACCTACCGATACGGTGGTCACTCCATGTCCGATCCCGGTACCACCTACAGAACCCGTGAGGAAATCCAGCGCATGCGATCGACCAACGACCCTATTGCAGGCCTCAAGCAGAAGCTCATCGAGTGGGAAGTCGTCACAGAAGCTCAGCTCAAGGAGATCGACAAGGAGGCTCGCAGCCACGTGGACGAGGAAGTGGCCGCAGCCGAAGCCATGCCAGTTCCAGAAAACACCCCACAAGTGCTCTTCGAAGACATCTACGTGCGCGGATCCGAGCCACCATTCCTTCGCGGCCGCATTCCAGAGGAGAACTTCTACTACCCAGAGCGGGAATTGCAGATCCCCAAGTCGCCAGCCCAGACTCTTGCACCAGGCGGAAGCAGCTTGTAG